TGAATCTGTTCCCCTTTCAATAATCCCCTCCTTGTCCTTTGGCGTAAGGATTTATCCGACATATACTGCAAAATATATTCTGTCTTGATGATCCGTCCCAATTCGCGGTTAGCTCGATAAAAATGATTTTTTACTGTATATCCATTAAGTCGCTTCATAGCGGTAGAAGCTGTGACATGTCCGGATTCAAGGGATGCGTAAAAATGTCCTAGTCGATCCCATTGATCACATATCCAGTTAATATGAATTGTACGATCACTTCGATTCACCAAAGGAGATAACGCCTTATAATCTTTATTTTTCTCAATCCGATAGATTCGCTGTTTATGCAAACCGCGGATACGAGGAGAAAAACTTCGGCCTAGCATTGCAAATGCTGCGAAATTGTTTTCTGTATAACCGTGGGTGTCCGTATAATGCTCTTCTAAAGGAAGATCACACTCATTATAGAGCAGACCGTCCAACACGTAAGGAGCATCCCGATCCGTGCATTCGATAGGTATACTGTAAAATGGAGCATAATTGTCAGCCACAAAGGAATAAAATTCTAATGCAAAATCATTAAATTTTGTACTATATGTCTGCTGAAGGACCTTTCTTTTGAATGCAAACCGCTGACCGTCACTACTGGAGGTTTTCCCTACTCCCCACGCCTGGGTTATATCCAGTCGGCTGATAGCATTTACAACCTGGGCCAAGGCCACACGTTGTGCCTCTACGGTGAGCATCCAATCGGTAATATGCTTGATCCGATTATAGGAGACTCCATCTGTTATTTGAGACATGGTATAAGGGCCAATATTACACCCATGTGCCAGGATGGTTGCTAAAATTGCGCATATATCACCAACACTCGGATTCTCTTGTTGAGAGATTGACATAAAATGTCTAGTGATCTTCAGTTCATTGTCAACTTCTATCAAAAGATCCGGTAACTTGACCTCCCTCATGTGCTGGGAAAGCCAGTCCTTTAACAGTAATAGGTGTTTCTCAGATTCGGAATCAAGTTTGTCTATTGAATCAGCGGATAAATACCAGGTATTTTCATCCATCGTCACATATGAATTTTCGGGAAGCAGTTCTAAAAAACGATCAAATGCACGATTCAACCGTTGTGTTAAAAAAGCTTCAACTTCGTTTGCTCTTACTGGAAGCTTAGCTCTCATAAAGAATGCCTCACGTAGTTCATTCCATTTCTTTTCCGGGATGAAAAAATCATCAAACCGTCCAAAACACTTGCTCTGTTTTACGGATAAATTGCCGGCTTTAATTTCATCACGGATAGCTATCAACAAAGCACATTCCCAAGCGGCTTTGTCTATATTTCCATTAACCTCTACAAAGGGCCGAATCTTTTTATGAATGAAATCGAGTGGAACATCTTCTAGCAGCTTTCGCTTATTTTGGTCGTTCATCTCCTGAAGGATATCTACCGATCTAAACAAAGTGGAATTTTCATTTCCCTCCGGAATAAGATTGATATGCTTTATGAAAGCTGGAGAAAACTGGCGGATA
The Methanosarcinales archaeon genome window above contains:
- a CDS encoding Tn3 family transposase, which produces MKPLRYKYTHEQLVSVVHFNEKDIETIKQCRSQYNHLGFAYQLAFVQLTNRFPKEQPFEVFDDILTFVSVQLNIPSKLIHTYEKRQPTINEHREKIRNYLGLQRFGEAELTKIEKFIFEEACRLEQTAALQVKTEQYLKEQGILNPSEDTLKRLIGKQREEAKRYIFRKISQGLSKELLEKLDTLLGDSQQSDLNFLKKPPGRPSPSALLDLIKKIDLIISTDILKIDLSWLNNNFQRSLTRYAEHQTTSKLRRLNPDQRYAILVCFLTQVHQDTVDQMVDMYDKLINRIYNHAQIDMDNNHKAQQKKIRESLSTFKDVAELILDDSVDDAVLRKELFQRIGKDKLTNQIEEVNVWLTGKYSHVFNIVKQRFSYIRQFSPAFIKHINLIPEGNENSTLFRSVDILQEMNDQNKRKLLEDVPLDFIHKKIRPFVEVNGNIDKAAWECALLIAIRDEIKAGNLSVKQSKCFGRFDDFFIPEKKWNELREAFFMRAKLPVRANEVEAFLTQRLNRAFDRFLELLPENSYVTMDENTWYLSADSIDKLDSESEKHLLLLKDWLSQHMREVKLPDLLIEVDNELKITRHFMSISQQENPSVGDICAILATILAHGCNIGPYTMSQITDGVSYNRIKHITDWMLTVEAQRVALAQVVNAISRLDITQAWGVGKTSSSDGQRFAFKRKVLQQTYSTKFNDFALEFYSFVADNYAPFYSIPIECTDRDAPYVLDGLLYNECDLPLEEHYTDTHGYTENNFAAFAMLGRSFSPRIRGLHKQRIYRIEKNKDYKALSPLVNRSDRTIHINWICDQWDRLGHFYASLESGHVTASTAMKRLNGYTVKNHFYRANRELGRIIKTEYILQYMSDKSLRQRTRRGLLKGEQIHALARDLNYGKRRRINSRDLQEQRNSCSCLNLILACIIYWQAKEINKVIMENYPENSSIDLSFMEHISPIAWDNVVLYGEYVLNPNLVKL